A genomic segment from Nitrosopumilus sp. K4 encodes:
- a CDS encoding beta-CASP ribonuclease aCPSF1, with translation MQRKQQQKEIPSSQNIMATILQSIPKEANVTKIEYEGPRIALYTNAPRYLMENNETISNLVNVIKKRIVVRTDESIRKSEEDARKILNDCIPKDAKFEGAFFDTATGEVSIEAKRPWLLQRDAKEFNHAEVTEKIGWKLRIRKATTIPSRTIQTINANLKQSSAERSKQFKQIGDEIFRPRLSQKSEVSLMTLGGFGQVGRSCMLLSTPESKILVDCGINPGAKHPMDAFPRLDWLNLTLDEIDAVVIGHAHLDHTGFLPALCKYGYKGPIYCTEPTLPMMNLIQLDAIKVAAAQGRTPMYSERDVKQIMKQAITLPYGTVTDISPDIKLVLANAGHILGSALCHFHIGNGDHNFVYSGDIKFGKSILFEAANWNFPRVETLLIESTYGAKEDIQPSRQEVESAFINAVNNTLADGGKVLIPIPAVGRAQEIMMVIDHYMKSGEMVEAPVFTEGMISEASAIHEAYPEYLARELKQKILETDDNPFDSEYFTNIEHADAREEPMRDDSPCIILATSGMLEGGPVLEYFKNIAPDKKNKVLFVSYQVNGTLGRRVLDGSKQVSMLGKEGKVEVVSINCGVEKLDGFSGHSDYNQLMSFVQRLRPKLRRVLVNHGERKKSENLAMNIRRMYRVPAHYPQIQEAIKLF, from the coding sequence ATGCAAAGAAAACAGCAACAAAAAGAAATACCTTCTAGCCAAAACATAATGGCCACCATACTGCAAAGTATTCCAAAAGAAGCTAATGTAACTAAAATTGAATATGAAGGACCACGAATAGCTCTGTATACTAATGCACCTCGTTATTTGATGGAAAATAATGAAACAATTTCAAATCTTGTTAACGTAATTAAAAAAAGAATTGTTGTTAGAACAGATGAATCAATCAGAAAAAGCGAAGAAGATGCTAGAAAAATTCTAAACGACTGTATCCCAAAAGATGCAAAATTTGAAGGAGCCTTCTTTGATACTGCCACAGGTGAGGTATCGATTGAAGCAAAAAGACCTTGGTTACTTCAGAGAGACGCAAAAGAGTTCAATCATGCTGAAGTAACTGAAAAAATTGGCTGGAAATTAAGAATAAGAAAAGCTACAACAATTCCCTCAAGAACTATTCAAACAATCAATGCAAATCTAAAACAATCTTCTGCTGAAAGAAGCAAACAATTCAAACAGATTGGGGATGAAATTTTCCGACCTAGATTATCTCAAAAATCTGAAGTTTCTCTGATGACATTAGGTGGATTTGGCCAAGTTGGAAGATCATGTATGTTATTATCTACACCTGAAAGCAAAATCCTTGTTGATTGTGGAATAAATCCTGGTGCTAAACATCCGATGGATGCATTCCCAAGATTAGATTGGTTAAACTTGACCCTTGATGAAATTGATGCTGTAGTTATTGGTCATGCCCATCTTGATCATACTGGATTTTTACCAGCATTATGCAAATATGGATACAAAGGTCCAATCTATTGTACGGAACCAACACTACCAATGATGAATTTAATTCAATTAGATGCAATCAAAGTAGCAGCTGCTCAAGGAAGAACACCAATGTATTCTGAGAGAGATGTTAAACAAATTATGAAACAGGCAATAACATTGCCTTATGGAACAGTTACAGATATCTCTCCAGACATTAAACTTGTACTTGCAAACGCTGGTCATATTTTAGGTTCTGCATTATGTCATTTTCATATTGGAAACGGTGATCATAACTTTGTTTATTCCGGTGACATCAAATTTGGAAAAAGTATTCTATTTGAGGCAGCCAATTGGAATTTTCCTAGAGTTGAAACTTTGTTGATAGAAAGCACTTATGGAGCAAAAGAAGACATTCAACCATCAAGACAAGAAGTTGAATCTGCATTCATTAATGCAGTAAATAATACTCTTGCAGATGGTGGCAAAGTCCTTATTCCTATTCCAGCTGTTGGTCGTGCACAAGAAATTATGATGGTAATTGATCATTACATGAAATCTGGAGAAATGGTTGAAGCTCCTGTATTTACTGAAGGAATGATTTCTGAAGCATCTGCAATTCATGAAGCTTATCCAGAATATCTTGCACGAGAATTAAAACAAAAAATACTTGAAACAGATGATAATCCATTTGATTCTGAATACTTTACGAATATTGAACATGCTGATGCTAGAGAAGAACCAATGAGGGATGATTCACCATGTATTATCTTAGCAACATCTGGTATGCTTGAAGGCGGCCCTGTTCTAGAATATTTCAAAAATATTGCTCCTGATAAAAAGAACAAAGTTCTCTTTGTTTCATACCAAGTAAATGGAACACTGGGTAGAAGAGTTCTAGATGGTTCAAAACAAGTTTCTATGTTGGGAAAAGAAGGCAAGGTTGAAGTAGTTTCAATTAACTGTGGTGTTGAGAAATTAGATGGATTTAGTGGACATAGTGATTATAACCAATTAATGTCATTTGTTCAAAGACTAAGGCCAAAATTACGTAGAGTATTAGTAAATCATGGTGAACGAAAGAAGTCTGAAAATCTTGCAATGAATATTAGAAGAATGTATAGAGTCCCTGCTCATTATCCACAAATTCAAGAAGCAATAAAATTATTTTAG
- the sepF gene encoding cell division protein SepF has protein sequence MQKQENPTYLKAITIRDISDVHSIKEDIKKEMILILRVTPLAQKDVEQLRKVVEELYSIAKTAGADIARLGEERIIVAPSSIKIWKPEYDLK, from the coding sequence ATGCAAAAACAGGAAAATCCAACATATCTAAAGGCAATCACTATTCGTGATATTAGCGATGTTCACTCCATCAAGGAAGATATCAAAAAGGAAATGATTTTGATCCTTAGAGTAACTCCTTTGGCTCAAAAAGATGTTGAGCAATTACGAAAAGTAGTTGAAGAATTGTACTCTATTGCAAAAACTGCTGGTGCAGATATTGCAAGATTAGGCGAAGAGAGGATTATTGTAGCACCATCAAGCATTAAGATTTGGAAGCCAGAATACGATCTAAAATAA
- a CDS encoding tRNA (5-methylaminomethyl-2-thiouridylate)-methyltransferase, whose amino-acid sequence MTEEKQKKKVVALLSGGLDSQLAVRMMQEQGFDVSAVAIKTPFCDFDCGRGCGFEIRERADDLNVNLKTVYLGDEYIEMLKHPKHGIGAGFNPCIDCRSMMFDAAKKHMDEIGAEFIISGEVLGQRPMSQHAPALRTIEKESGLVGKIVRPLSAGLLPETDPEKEGLIKRENLGMIRGRTRKNQLQMAKQYGIENPPNAGGGCLLTDPAFGLKAKDLFEHTENPTINDIDLLKIGRHFRLDEQTKLVVGRNKDENEMIKAIALPGDILLEARDHVGPISILRGRNASEHTKFAASVTLRYSDAPKEEEFFVVSKRDDSSEDILTKCASEESYIKFRI is encoded by the coding sequence GTGACTGAAGAAAAGCAGAAGAAGAAAGTAGTTGCTCTGTTGTCAGGTGGACTAGATAGTCAACTTGCTGTTAGAATGATGCAAGAGCAAGGATTTGATGTTTCGGCAGTTGCAATAAAAACTCCATTTTGTGATTTTGATTGTGGAAGGGGGTGTGGATTTGAAATCAGGGAAAGAGCTGATGATCTTAATGTAAATTTGAAAACAGTGTATCTTGGTGATGAATATATTGAAATGTTAAAGCATCCAAAACACGGAATTGGTGCAGGGTTTAATCCTTGCATAGATTGCCGTTCAATGATGTTTGATGCTGCAAAGAAACACATGGATGAAATCGGTGCTGAGTTTATTATTTCAGGAGAGGTATTAGGACAAAGACCTATGAGTCAACATGCACCTGCATTAAGAACTATTGAAAAAGAATCAGGGCTTGTGGGAAAAATTGTTAGGCCACTATCTGCAGGATTACTTCCCGAAACAGATCCAGAAAAAGAAGGATTAATCAAAAGAGAAAATTTAGGAATGATTAGAGGAAGAACAAGAAAAAACCAATTGCAAATGGCAAAACAATATGGAATTGAAAATCCTCCAAATGCAGGTGGAGGATGTCTTTTAACAGACCCAGCTTTTGGGTTGAAAGCAAAAGATTTGTTTGAACATACAGAAAATCCAACAATAAATGATATTGATTTACTAAAGATTGGAAGGCATTTCAGATTAGATGAACAGACAAAATTAGTTGTTGGAAGAAACAAAGACGAAAATGAAATGATCAAAGCAATTGCATTACCTGGAGATATCTTACTTGAAGCTCGTGATCACGTAGGACCCATCTCAATATTACGTGGAAGGAATGCATCAGAACATACAAAATTTGCGGCATCTGTTACCCTAAGATATTCAGATGCACCAAAAGAAGAAGAGTTTTTTGTTGTTTCAAAAAGAGATGATTCATCAGAGGACATCTTAACAAAATGTGCCTCAGAAGAATCCTATATCAAGTTCAGAATCTAG
- a CDS encoding Xaa-Pro peptidase family protein has protein sequence MRQRRKNLLKFAHKIGCDTLVAFEPENLFYMTGFWGEAIGLLEKNGKTTIIAPELEVGRATAESIDCNVVTAERGTGLISTLVSRIKKNKVCTDCQNYSIMTSLKKSVPKIKSSTEPFYNSRIIKDDNEIAILKKASKIIDEMFEICSKKMKVGQKESELQAILMSYAINQQMFDTGYKSTLNPLIIAGGPNGALPHAQVSQRKFKKGDLVVVDLTLRYKGYVSDATRTFAMGKISPLANEAYDVVKESQKLGLKAVTPTVNCKDVDFACRKYIEDQNFGKYFIHSTGHGIGLEVHELPTVSYRSNTKLEKNMAITVEPGIYIENKFGIRIEDSLIVKERPIVMHKFTKDLVTI, from the coding sequence ATGAGACAACGAAGGAAGAATCTTCTAAAATTTGCCCACAAAATTGGCTGTGATACACTAGTTGCATTTGAGCCTGAGAACCTGTTCTATATGACTGGATTTTGGGGTGAGGCGATCGGATTATTGGAGAAAAATGGGAAAACTACAATAATTGCACCCGAATTGGAAGTTGGCCGTGCCACTGCAGAATCAATAGATTGCAATGTGGTAACCGCAGAAAGAGGAACTGGACTGATATCCACACTTGTATCTAGAATTAAGAAAAACAAAGTTTGTACTGATTGTCAAAATTACTCCATCATGACTTCTCTCAAAAAATCTGTTCCTAAAATAAAATCGTCCACTGAACCCTTTTACAATTCCCGAATTATAAAAGATGACAATGAAATTGCAATTCTAAAAAAAGCTTCTAAAATTATTGATGAAATGTTTGAAATTTGCTCAAAAAAGATGAAAGTAGGTCAAAAAGAATCTGAACTTCAGGCAATTTTGATGTCATATGCTATTAATCAGCAAATGTTTGACACTGGTTACAAATCAACACTTAATCCTCTAATTATTGCAGGTGGTCCAAATGGTGCATTACCTCATGCACAAGTAAGTCAAAGAAAATTCAAGAAAGGAGATCTTGTGGTTGTTGATCTTACATTAAGATACAAAGGATATGTTTCTGATGCAACAAGAACATTTGCAATGGGGAAAATTTCACCATTAGCAAACGAAGCTTATGATGTTGTTAAAGAATCACAGAAACTTGGGTTAAAAGCAGTAACGCCGACAGTAAATTGTAAAGATGTAGATTTTGCTTGCAGAAAATACATTGAAGATCAAAACTTTGGAAAATATTTCATTCATTCAACAGGTCATGGAATAGGACTTGAAGTACATGAACTGCCAACCGTTTCATATAGAAGTAATACAAAATTGGAAAAAAATATGGCAATTACTGTAGAGCCAGGAATTTACATCGAAAACAAATTTGGAATTAGAATTGAAGACTCGTTGATAGTAAAGGAAAGACCAATAGTCATGCACAAATTTACTAAAGATTTAGTCACAATTTGA
- a CDS encoding methyltransferase domain-containing protein, translating into MNKVRHSEYKKNNMATWNEVAPRYHKRWASSNSGPFQSTKKLVDLVMVEKGDKVLDVACGTGVVTKRLGEKVGKTGYVIGVDTSITAIKIAKKINNKHNLHFVNVDAEKFSFKEKFDAVTCQYGLFFFPDAKRALKNMKNSLKETGTLGISVHGHKDRVPFFGNILDAVTKYIPDYIPPGTPSLDRYGTKKALRDEVKNAGFKKISVRDFVFKFTPGSFDDYWTNYLRYVAKPIKEKLNSLEKSQRKELKESVRENTKKHTKRNGIIEFPWEVLILTAKN; encoded by the coding sequence GTGAATAAAGTAAGACACAGTGAATATAAAAAAAATAATATGGCAACTTGGAATGAAGTTGCACCTAGATATCACAAAAGATGGGCAAGCTCAAATTCAGGGCCGTTTCAAAGTACAAAAAAATTAGTTGATCTAGTCATGGTGGAAAAAGGAGACAAAGTTCTTGATGTTGCATGTGGAACAGGTGTCGTTACAAAGAGACTTGGTGAAAAGGTTGGAAAAACAGGATATGTAATTGGGGTTGATACTTCAATTACTGCAATAAAGATTGCAAAGAAGATCAACAATAAGCATAATCTACATTTTGTAAATGTAGATGCTGAAAAATTTTCATTTAAAGAAAAATTCGATGCAGTTACATGTCAGTATGGGTTGTTTTTCTTTCCAGATGCAAAAAGGGCACTCAAAAATATGAAAAATAGCCTCAAAGAAACAGGTACTTTGGGAATTTCTGTACATGGTCACAAGGACAGAGTACCATTTTTTGGAAACATCTTAGATGCAGTCACAAAGTATATTCCAGATTATATTCCTCCAGGTACGCCATCTCTTGACAGGTATGGAACAAAAAAGGCGTTAAGAGACGAGGTTAAAAATGCAGGATTTAAAAAAATTTCAGTGAGAGATTTTGTATTCAAGTTTACGCCAGGCAGTTTTGATGATTACTGGACAAATTATCTAAGATATGTTGCAAAGCCAATCAAAGAAAAACTAAACTCTCTTGAAAAATCTCAGAGAAAAGAGCTAAAAGAATCAGTTAGGGAAAATACCAAAAAACACACTAAAAGAAACGGAATTATTGAATTTCCTTGGGAAGTTTTAATTTTGACTGCAAAAAACTAA
- the coaBC gene encoding bifunctional phosphopantothenoylcysteine decarboxylase/phosphopantothenate--cysteine ligase CoaBC produces MVAKRKIAKEDHPSLDIVSSYGVELSGKKIVLCVAGSVAAYKSIELARLLMRHGADVTCVASNAVTKLIQPDYFKWATGNDVITKLTGELEHIRLADYNQSELMIVYPATANTLGKLANGIDDTPVSTVLTVGFGSKIPILMCLAMHESMYENSAVKKNIEFLKKKIEFLSPQMIEGKAKAPEPEDVLEYVLQKFGSSPILKNKKVLMTAGPTIEYIDPVRVITNLSSGKTGVLLASELISAGAKVTLVYGPGNEKPPKGCKLIDVNTSKEMYDATKKELKKKFDIVIMAAAASDYTPEKFSKSKIKSDKKSMTVRLKKTPKIIDLVKKMQNDVMLVGFKAETNLSKNALVKSAKRKMRDSNADIIIANDIGSKYQKNTNNNEILFIDSRKVVSSGRKKKELVVKFIRKELEKRMK; encoded by the coding sequence TTGGTAGCTAAACGAAAAATTGCAAAAGAGGATCATCCATCATTAGATATTGTCTCCTCGTACGGCGTAGAACTGTCAGGCAAGAAAATTGTTCTTTGTGTTGCAGGAAGTGTTGCAGCGTACAAATCAATAGAACTAGCAAGGCTACTAATGAGACATGGTGCAGATGTAACGTGTGTTGCAAGTAATGCAGTAACAAAGCTAATCCAACCTGATTACTTCAAATGGGCTACAGGAAATGATGTCATTACAAAGCTTACAGGAGAACTAGAACACATCAGATTAGCAGACTATAATCAATCAGAACTTATGATTGTGTATCCAGCTACTGCAAATACATTAGGAAAACTTGCAAATGGAATTGATGATACACCAGTTTCTACAGTATTAACAGTTGGATTTGGCTCAAAAATCCCAATACTAATGTGTCTTGCAATGCACGAGTCAATGTACGAAAACTCTGCAGTTAAAAAAAATATTGAATTTTTAAAAAAGAAAATAGAGTTTCTTAGTCCACAAATGATAGAAGGTAAAGCAAAAGCTCCAGAGCCTGAAGATGTGTTAGAATACGTACTACAAAAATTTGGCTCATCACCAATTTTAAAAAATAAAAAAGTGTTAATGACAGCAGGTCCAACAATAGAATACATTGATCCAGTAAGGGTGATAACAAATCTTAGTTCTGGAAAAACTGGAGTGTTATTGGCATCAGAGTTAATTTCAGCAGGCGCAAAAGTTACCTTGGTGTATGGTCCTGGAAATGAAAAGCCGCCTAAGGGTTGTAAGTTAATTGATGTAAATACAAGCAAGGAGATGTATGATGCAACAAAAAAAGAACTGAAAAAGAAATTTGATATTGTAATTATGGCAGCAGCTGCATCAGACTACACACCAGAAAAATTTTCAAAATCTAAAATTAAAAGTGATAAAAAATCTATGACAGTTAGGCTCAAAAAGACACCAAAAATCATTGATCTTGTAAAAAAAATGCAAAACGATGTCATGTTAGTAGGATTTAAGGCAGAAACAAATCTTTCAAAAAATGCATTAGTTAAATCTGCTAAGAGAAAAATGAGAGACTCTAATGCAGACATAATAATTGCAAATGATATTGGTAGCAAATATCAAAAAAATACAAACAATAATGAGATACTGTTTATTGATTCAAGAAAAGTTGTTTCTTCTGGTAGAAAGAAAAAAGAATTAGTTGTAAAATTCATTAGAAAAGAATTAGAAAAAAGAATGAAATGA
- the panB gene encoding 3-methyl-2-oxobutanoate hydroxymethyltransferase produces the protein MHKLVQDIINMKKEGKKISVITSYDYTLASLCDKAGIDVLLVGDSAGMVMLGYENTIPVTMEQMCMFTEAVSRARHNSLLVADLPFMSYQVSIEDAIRNAGKLIKAGADAVKLEGGSVMAETISAIVDIGIPVMGHIGLQPQTTMLSQGYKVQGKTKDTAMRLIQDAKELEEAGVFSIALEMVSHEVAEIISDTINIPTIGIGSGVGCNGQVLVVQDLLGMYDKIKPKFAKRYMNLSEDIVKSLENYRNDVQAGVFPSEENWFSMEKKEFDKLREEIGS, from the coding sequence TTGCATAAATTGGTTCAAGATATTATTAACATGAAAAAAGAAGGGAAAAAAATTTCAGTAATTACAAGTTATGATTATACGTTAGCTTCTCTTTGTGACAAAGCAGGAATTGATGTACTGTTAGTTGGAGATAGTGCAGGTATGGTAATGTTGGGATACGAAAATACCATTCCAGTTACAATGGAACAGATGTGTATGTTTACAGAAGCCGTAAGTCGTGCACGACACAATTCATTACTTGTTGCAGATTTACCATTCATGTCATATCAAGTCAGCATAGAAGATGCAATAAGAAATGCCGGAAAACTAATCAAGGCAGGAGCTGATGCAGTAAAACTAGAAGGGGGTTCTGTAATGGCTGAAACAATTAGTGCAATTGTGGATATAGGAATTCCAGTAATGGGTCATATTGGATTGCAACCACAAACAACAATGCTATCACAAGGTTACAAGGTTCAAGGAAAAACCAAAGATACAGCAATGAGGTTGATTCAAGACGCAAAAGAGCTCGAAGAAGCTGGTGTATTTAGCATTGCATTAGAAATGGTAAGCCATGAAGTTGCAGAAATCATATCAGATACTATCAACATTCCAACAATAGGCATTGGTTCAGGCGTTGGATGTAACGGACAAGTTTTGGTTGTTCAGGATTTGTTAGGCATGTATGACAAAATAAAGCCAAAATTTGCAAAAAGATACATGAATTTGTCTGAAGATATTGTAAAATCACTTGAAAATTACAGAAATGATGTACAAGCAGGTGTTTTTCCATCTGAGGAAAACTGGTTTTCTATGGAAAAAAAAGAGTTTGATAAATTAAGAGAGGAAATTGGTAGCTAA
- a CDS encoding 4-phosphopantoate--beta-alanine ligase gives MTVIPKSHPRAKSLLIREKLVNGFDKGLVAKEGLLAQGRGEAFDYLLGEKTGKTAKKAIKAAAAQIILANTPVISVNGNIAALCPRKIVKLAKTTGAKIEVNLFYHNEKRKQNIVNALKKNGAREILGIDQKFKAKLQGIDSARRIVDKNGILAADVVVVPLEDGDRTLALRKSGKTVITFDLNPLSRTSQTANITIVDNVTRAIDILIKECKKLSVKKPSSLQKMVDDFDNKKNLSENIIEIKNNLSRRLKIA, from the coding sequence ATGACTGTAATTCCTAAATCTCATCCAAGAGCAAAATCACTTTTAATTAGAGAAAAGCTTGTCAATGGATTTGATAAAGGTCTAGTTGCAAAAGAAGGATTATTAGCACAAGGCAGAGGAGAAGCTTTTGATTATTTACTTGGTGAAAAAACGGGTAAAACAGCAAAGAAAGCAATTAAGGCTGCTGCAGCACAGATTATTTTAGCAAATACGCCTGTTATTTCAGTAAATGGAAACATTGCTGCATTATGCCCAAGAAAAATAGTAAAACTAGCAAAAACTACAGGTGCAAAAATTGAGGTAAATTTGTTTTATCATAATGAAAAAAGAAAGCAAAACATTGTAAATGCTCTAAAAAAGAATGGTGCAAGGGAAATTTTAGGCATAGATCAGAAATTCAAAGCAAAACTTCAGGGAATAGATTCTGCAAGAAGAATAGTAGACAAGAACGGGATTCTTGCAGCAGACGTGGTAGTTGTTCCTTTAGAGGATGGTGATAGAACATTGGCTTTAAGAAAATCAGGAAAAACAGTGATTACATTTGATCTTAATCCACTTTCAAGAACTTCACAAACTGCAAACATCACAATAGTAGATAATGTTACACGTGCAATTGATATCTTGATTAAAGAATGCAAGAAATTATCTGTAAAAAAACCTTCATCATTACAAAAGATGGTTGATGATTTCGATAACAAAAAAAATCTTTCAGAAAATATTATAGAAATTAAAAATAATCTTTCTAGGAGGTTAAAAATTGCATAA